Below is a genomic region from Pseudomonas berkeleyensis.
GCCTGCGGCCTGCAGCTTGCCCTGCTTGCCCAGACCGGTATCCAGCTTGAGGTTGAAAGGCTTGTCGCCAAGGCTGTCGAAATCTTTCAGATCGAGATTCAGCGGGCCGACTTCCAGCGCCACATTCTCCTTGGGTACGCGGTCCGCCAGGTGGGCCTTGTAGTCGCGCAGTTGTACGTCCTGCAGCAGCACCTGCCAGGGCTTGGTCTCGGTTTGCGCTTCGGGCGCGGCTTCGCTCGCGGGTTGTGGTTTACCGGCAAACAGCTTCTGCCAATCCAGCTGGCCATCGGCCTCGCGGGCGGCCCAGGCTTCCAGGCCTTGGCTGCGCACCTGGCCAACCACCACCTGCTGTTTGGCCAGATCCAGGCTGGTATCGGTGACCTCGAGTCGTTGCAGGCGCGCCAGCGGTTTACCGTCCGGATCATCGATGGCAAAGGGGGCGAGCTGGATGGCGACCTTGCTCAGTTGTAGTTCGGTACCTTTGGAAAGGTCGAGGCGGTAATCGCTGCTGAGGTCGACCAGGCCTTCCTTGAGCACTAGCGGTACGGCGTCGCGCACGTAGGGCCAGAAGGTACTCAGGCGCCCGTCGCTGATCTTCAGGCTGCCGCTGGAGGTGATCGGTGTCAGGCTGACCTGGCCCTGCCAGTCGATCTTCGCACCATTCGGGCCGCTGGCCGTGAGGGTCATCTCGGCGTTGTCTTCGGGCAAGGTGCTGAGGTTGTGCAGTTTCAGATCGAGGGCGTCGTAGGCGAATTCCACCGGCTCGCTCGGGCGCAGATCCTGGAAGCGCAGGGCGTTTTCCTGCAGGACGATGGTGTCGATGCGCAGTGGGAAGGGATCGCCGCTGCTCGGTTGTTTTTCCTCGGTAGTTTCCGGCAAGCGGAACAATTGAGTGAGGTTCAGCGTGCCGTCCTTGTCGAATAGCACGGCGGTGCGCGCCCCTTGCAGCTCGACCGCGGCCAGGTGCAGCGCACCGCTCCACAGGCTGTCGCTTTGCAGGTTGGCATAGAGGCGCTCGAACGCCAGATGCTCCTGGCCCGCTTCGCCGATGCGCAGGCCCCACAGGTTCAGCTCCAGACTGAAGGGATTGAGCTGCAGGCGCTGCAGCGATGCTGGCACGGTGGCGTACTGCGCCAGTTGCTGGTTGGCGATGCGCAGGGCGATGCCTGGCAGAATCAGGAAGCCGATCAGGCTGTAGAGAAAGAGGGCGATCAACAGTGCGCTCAGCGCGCGCTTCAGTCCTTTGGGCATGGCTTGGCGTCATCTATCCAGACGAAGGGATGACTTGGAGTATGGCACGCCAGTTCGGTTCCGGTCGTGCGTGGTGGGGCGCAATTATTTTCGCAGCGGGCTCAAAACTGCAGGATCAGCGTCTTCAGCGGCGGCCTGGCGTCATGGGAGGGGAAGTCCACGGCGGGCGCCAGCACCTGGCAGTCGCGCGCGGGTCTGCCGAGTTTTTCCGCGCAGCGCAGCACCTGTTCGCGCCAGTCTTCCATCACCACTTTCGCCAGGTTGTTGCAGCACACCAGCGCACCACCATCGGCAGTGGCCAGCAGCGCCGGCTTGAGCAGGCTCTGGTAGTCGCGCAGCAGGTCGACGGTACCGAACGCGCTCTTGGCCCAGGCGGGCGGGTCGAGGAACACCAGGTCGAACTGACGAGCTTGCAGGCGTGGGTAGTTCGGCAGCTTCTGTCCGCGGCGGCTGTTGATCGGTAGGCCGGCCATTTGGCGGATGGCGGGGAAGTAATCGGACTGGATGAACTGCATGGCTGGCAGTTGTGGATTGAGCTGGCCATTCTCACGGCCTACGGCGAGGTTGCTCTGAGCGAAGTCCAGGTTGGTCACTTCGCTCGCGCCGCCGGCTGCCGCGCACAGGCCGACGCCGCAGGTATAGGCGAACAGGTTGAGTACGGATTTACCGGCGCTGTTGGCCTTGACCCAGCCGCGGGCGTTGCGCAGGTCGAGAAACAGCAATGGATCCTGCCCGGTGTGGCGACCGCGTACCCGGTAGTTCAGGCCCCATTCGTGCCCGATCAGATCCGCCAGCGCCGCCTCTTCGGCTTCGAACGCGTGAGGATTGCGGTCGATGCGTGAGTTACGTTGCGAGCGGTCGTTGTAGACCAGCAACAGGGGCTGGCCGAGGCGCTGCTCGACAATGGTCGCGAGGCTTTGCAGGGCATCTGCCTCCAGCGGCTGGTGAAAACTCTGCACCAGCAGTTGTGGGCCGTAGCGGTCGACGGTCAGGCCCGGGGCACCTTCCTGGCTGCCATGGAACAGGCGATAGCAGTCGGTGCCTTGCGCGTGCAGTTCGTCCAGCAGGTTTTCGCGGGCGTCGAGGGCGGCGCGCAGCGCCTGGTCAAGAGCGGACATGCGCGGCATCTCGGAGAAAGGAAGGCGGCAGTTTATCAAGAAAATCAGGGCGTCTTTACGGTTTCCCGGGTTCCTGGCGACAACGAGTGCCAGGAACCCGCAGCGGGCTGTCAGCCCTGTTCCTCACGCCGGTAAGCGTAGGTGTCGGCGAAGCGCGACAGCAGGTACTCGGCGCTGGTCACCGGCGAATATTTTGGCGGGTTGTCGGCGCTGGAACAGTTCGGCAAACAGTCGATCAGGGTGTCCGGATGCGGTTCGGCGAAGAATGGCATGGAGTAGCGATCCACCCCCAGCGGGCTGATCACACGGTGTGGTGTGGAGGTGTAACGGTCGTTGCTCCAGCGCGCCATCATGTCGCCGATATTGACCACGAAGCTGCCGGCAATCGGTGGCGCGTCGATCCAGTCGCCATGGCGCGGACGTACCTGCAGGCCACCGGCTTCGTCCTGGTAGAGCAGGGTGATGCAGCCATAGTCGGTGTGCGCACCGGCGCCTTGCTGCCCGGCGCAGCTGGCCGTCTGGCGTGGTGGGTAATGGATCATGCGCAGCACGCTGATCGGCTCATGGAAGCGCTTGTCGAAGAACTCCGGTTCGATATCCAGGGCCAACGCCATGGCCCGCAGCAGGGTAGTGGCCAGTGCCTGCATGTCGGCGTAGTGCTGCTCCATCAGTGCAGCCCAGCCGGGTTCGTCGGGGTGACGATTGGGGCCACGCAACGGTTTGCCGGCCAGCACTTCGGGATGATCGGCGGGCATATGGAAACCCATGTCGAAGGTTTCCTTCAGGTCGCTCGGCTTGCTCGGGTCGAGCTGTTCGGTGGCGATGGCGCCGTAGCCGCGATGGTGGGCGGTCTGGGTGATGTCGATCTTGAGCTTTTCCTCGGTAGGCTGGGCGAAGAAGCGCTTCGCTGCACCGAGCAGGGTGTCGATACGTTCGCTGCTTATTGGGTGGCCGACGATGTAGAAGAAACCCCATTCGCGGCAGGCGCGGTCGATCCGTTCGGCCACGGCGGGCCAGGCGGATTCGTCGTCACTGTACAGAGGGGCGATATCGATGATGGGTAATGCGTTCATGTTGAGCCTCGGGTGGGGCGGTGCTGCGAGTCTTCTCGTACTAGGGAGCCTGTCGAACCCAACACTGTTCTGCTGCGGAAAACCCGGCTTTGGCCATTTTTGCCGCTTTCCCTCGTTAAATAGCGGGCTATTCGCCTCGGAAAAGCGACAAAACTGTCTCAAACCGGATTCCCCTCGCGACGAACGGTTGAGTCCGACAGGCTCCAGGGCAGCGGAAAGAGACCTCGGATGAGATCCCCTTGATGCGGTTCTGCCGGTAGCAGGGACGGCATCGGTATTGGCTTGGTGGTGGGTTTCACCCGCCCTACAGACCGTAGGGCGGGTGAAACCCACCAGCAGCTTACTTCGGCAGCTCGGCCTTCACGTTTTCCACGTAGTAGTTCATCGAGGCCAGTTCGGCATTGGTTGCCGTTACGCCGGCTGGAATCTTCTCGACGCCACTCTGATCCTTGATCGGACCGGTGAAGGGGTGGAACTTGCCGCTGCGAATATCGGCGATGATCTGCTCGGCTTCGCTCTTCACGTCGGCAGGCACCAGGTCGCTGATCGGCAGCTCGATGGTGTCCTCGGCCAGGCCGCCCCAGAAGTCCTGCGGTTGCCAGTTGCCATCGATCACCGCCTGGGCGGATTTCACGTAGTGCGGGCCCCAGTCGTTGACGATGGAGGTGAGCACGGCCTTCGGCCCGAAATGCGCCATGTCCGAGGCGTAGCCGACGGAGTAGATTCCGCGACGCTCGGCGGTCTGGATCGGCGCCGGGCTGTCGGTGTGCTGGAACATCACGTCCACGCCCTGGTCGATCAGCGCGTTGGCGGCGTCGGATTCCTTGCCCGGATCGAACCAGGTGTTGACCCATACCACCTTGATCTCGGTGCCCGGGTTGTATTTGTCCAGGGCCAGCTGGATGGCGTTGATGTCGCGGATCACCTCGGGTATCGGGAAGGAAGCGATGTAGCCGACCTTTTTGGTCTTGGTCATTTTCGCCGCGAGGAAGCCGCCGACGTAGCGCCCCTCATAGGAGCGCGACAGGTAGGTGCCGACGTTCTTGTCCTGCTTGTAGCCGGTGGCGTGCTCGAAGGTCACCTTGGGGAATTGCTTGGCCACCTTGATCGTCGGGTTCATGTAGCCGAAGGAGGTGGTGAAGATCAGGTCGAAGCCGCCCTTGGCCATGTTGCGGATCACGCGTTCGGCGTCTGCGCCTTCCGGCACGTTTTCCACGTAGCTGGTGGTGACCTTGTCGCCCAGTTCCTTGATCAGCATCTGCCGGCCCTGCTCATGCTGGTAGGTCCAGCCGTGATCGCCGATGGGGCCGATATAGACGAAGCCGACCTTTAGCGGATCGGCGGCGGAGGCGCTGAGCATGGCGCCAAAACCCAGGGCGGCAACGAGGGTGCGCAGCAGTGGTTTCTTGCTCTTCTCGAACATGGTGGGTGGAGCTCCAGTCTTGATGTCGGGATGGCCGTTGGTTGGCTGATCCCATGACTGCAAAAAGCTGACCAATAAGACAGATAGCCGTGCTGGAAGCCTTTGCGGGCAAGGGCGAGGGATGGTGTGGAGCGCTATTGGTGCGACTGACGTGCAGATGCTGCGTTGTGGTGCGAGCGTCCTGCTGCAAACCGTAGGGTGTCGCGGGGCCGCCCAGGCCGTGCGTACCGGCAGTTTCTCGGTACACATGGCGCACCCCACGGTATGGCGTCAGCCGCTTACCAGCTGCCTCGCCGCCTGGCTGTGATCGGCGATCAATTGAGCGACATCGAGCCCCTCGATCTGTCCGTCGACTACTCGCCAACTGCCGCCGATCATCACCCGATCGGCACGATCTGCACCGCACAATAGCAGCGCGGAGAGTGGATCGTGGCTGCCGGAGAAGCGCAGGTCGTCCAGCTTGAACAACGCCAGGTCAGCCTGCTTGCCAACGGCCAGTTCACCGACATCGCTACGTCCGAGTAAGCGTGCCGAGCCACGGGTGGCCCAGCCCAGCGCGCGTTCGGGCGTGATCGCCTCGGCACCGTAGCGCAGGCGTTGGATATACAGCGCCTGGCGTGCTTCGATAATCATGTTCGAGGCATCGTTGGAGGCCGAACCGTCGACGCCCAGACCGACCGGTGCACCGGCTGCCTCCAGGTCATGTACGGGGCAGATGCCCGAGGCCAGGCGCATGTTCGAGCACGGGCAATGGCAGATACCGGTGCCGGCGGCGCCAAGGCGGGCGATTTCCTCGGCATTGAAGTGAATGCCATGCGCCAGCCAGGTGCGCGGCCCGAGCCAGCCGACGCTTTCCAGATAGTCCACGGTGCGCAGGCCGAACTGACGCAGGCAGTAGTCCTCTTCGTCGAGGGTTTCGGCCAGGTGGGTGTGCAGACGTACGTCCAGCTGCTCGGCCATTTCGGCGCTGGCGCGCATGATGTCGCGGGTTACCGAGAAGGGCGAGCAGGGCGCCAGGGCGATCTGGATCTGCGCGCCATCGCCGCGCTCATGGTAGCGCTCGATCAGACGCTGGCTGTCGGCCAGGATCGCCTCGCCGCTCTGCACGGTGTGCTGTGGTGGCAGGCCGCCGTCGGCCTCGCCGAGGCTCATCGAGCCACGACTGAGCATGGCGCGCATACCCAGTTCGCGCACCGCGTTCACCTGCACATCGATGGCCTGTTCCAGTCCACCGGGGAACAGATAGTGATGATCGGCAGCGGTGGTGCAGCCGGACAGCAGCAGCTCGGCCAACGCCACTTTGCTGGCCAGAGCCAGCTTTTCCGGTGTCAGCCGCGCCCATACCGGATACAGCGTCTTCAGCCAGGGGAACAGCGGCTGGTTGACCACCGGCGCCCAGGCACGGGTAAGGGTCTGGTAGAAGTGATGGTGGGTATTGATCAGGCCCGGCAGCAGCACATGCGCACTGGCATCGAACGTCTGCTGGCAGGGTTGAGCGGGTTGCTGGGCGGCACCGAGCAGTTCGACGATACGGCTATCTTCGATTACCAGACCACCAGAGGCGTCGTGATGGTTAGCGGTGAAAACGGCGAGAGGGTTCTTGATCCAGAGTCGAGTAGCAGCCATGAGTGGCTCCTCTGAGGTTGATTTCAGGTAAGCCAGCTCAGTGTTGACCCTGTCTGCTGATCCAGGTTCGTCAGAAATGACGCGAGGCGACGATAGCTGAATTCTTGCTCGGCAGACAATCGGATGCGGACGTCAGGCGCGCAGCGGGCAGGTGGTGGCCAGGCGCTGCAGCAGTTCGTTTCTCAGTTGCTGCAACTCGTCGATGCGGTTTTCGATCAGCGTCAGCTTGTCTTGCAGCAATTGGGTCACGGTTTGATCCGGGTCGGTGGCCTGCCACAGGCCGCCGACATGCTGGCTGATCTCGCCAAGGCTGAAACCCAGGCGCTGCGCGGTCTTGATGTAGGTGACAAGCTGCACCATCTCGACGGGGTAGTCGCGGTAGCCGTTGGCGCTGCGTCGTGCGGCGATCAACCCGCGTTGCTCGTAAAAGCGCAGGGTGTCGCGGCTCACTTCGCAGGCTTCGGCCAGTTCTCCGATTCGCATCTTTTCACTCGGTGGGGTGTTGACCTTGGAGCATACTCCAGGCCTTAGCCTAGGTGCTCCTTCAATGACTGGAGCAACACCCATGTGGACCCCCGAACACTATCGCCGCCTGGTACGGGCCAGTGGCTGGTACGACCTGCTGGTGGCCGCCCCCTTCGCCACGCCATGGAGCTTCATGGCGCTGCACGGCCTGCTGCAAAGCCTGCACCACGGCCTCGGCCTACCGGGGGCGCTGCCGGTCTTCGAGCCGATGCATATGCTGCTGGGCAACCTGATGGGCTCGATCATCTGTGTCTGGTCGGTGCTGCGTATTCGCGATCCGAAAGCGGTGTTCGGTCGCTATGACGCGGCCGGTCGCCTGCTGTTCTCTACCTGGCAGATCTACGCGCTGATGCACGGCGCAACGCCTCTGATCGCGATCTTCCTGGTCTTCGAATTGGCCTGGGGTGTGGCGCAGTTGTGGCCGGTTAAATCGCCGCAGCTAGCTTTTCGCGGCTGAAGCCGCTCCTACAGGGCATGTTGTTTTTGTAGGAGCGGCTTCAGCCGCGATCAACTGCTATACAGAACCAATCACGATCAGGAGGCAAAGGAATGCTTCGTTCAGACAAACCGCATGCAGGAGCACTACGTCGTGGACGTTATTCCGAATCCGGTCGCGTCTACTTGCTGACGGCGGTACTGCATGGTCGCGAAGCGCTGCTCCAGGATTTTGCTCTCGGGCGGCTATTGGTCGCCGAGCTTCGTGAGGCTCATGAGATCGGTCTGGTGCATTCACTGGCGTGGGTGGTGATGCCTGATCATCTGCATTGGCTGGTGCAGTTGGAGCGTACGACTCTGGACGAGTTGATGCGCCGGATCAAAGGCCGCAGCGCGCGCCGGATCAATCAGCGTTTGTCTCGGTATGGTCCGTTATGGCAGCACGGTTTCCATGATCGTGCTTTGCGTCAGGAAGAGGATTTACGGGCTGTCGCACGTTATGTGATTGCCAATCCTGTGCGGGCAGGCCTGGTGAAGCGGGTGGCGGACTACCCATTATGGGATGCTGTGTGGCTCTAGCACTGATCGCGGCTGAAGCCGCTCCTACGGGGTGTGCGTCGCTTGTGTAGGAGCGGCTTCAGCCGCGATTCATGGGCGCATCAATGCCCTGGCTGCCACGGCTGACCCAGTGACACCGGCGCATACAGCCGGGTCTTGATCGCGTCGCGCGAGAGCAGCACCAGCACCACGATGGTAGCGACGTAGGGCAGCATGGCCAGCAGGTTCGATGGGATCGACAGGCCGATGCCCTGCGCCACCAGGTGCAGAATGCTGGCCAGGCCGAACAGGTAGGCGCCGAGCAGTACGCGCAATACGCGCCAACTGGCGAACACCACCAGTGCCAGGGCGATCCAGCCACGGCCGGCGGTCATGTTCTCCGCCCACATCGGTGTGTAGGCCAGCGACAGGTAGCCGCCCGTCAAGCCGGCCATGGCGCCGCCGAACAACACCGCTAGGGTACGCACGCGGAGCACCGGCAGGCCCATGGCGCTGGCGGCGTCCGGGTTTTCGCCAACAGCCTGGATGATCAGGCCGATACGACTTTTCAGCAGCACCCAGGCCACCAGCGCGAACAGGGCGAAGGACAGGTAGATCAGCACGTCCTGGGCGAACAGCATGCGCCCGATCAGCGGGATGTCAGACAGCAGCGGAATGACGATGGGCTCGAAACCGGACAGCGGCTTGCCGACCCAGGCAGCGCCGACGAAGGTGGACAGGCCGACGCCGAAGATGGTCAGGGCCAGGCCGGTGGCCACCTGGTTGGCGTTGAAACCCAGCGCCACGGCGGCGAACAGCAGCGACAGCAGCATGCCGGCAGCCATCGCCAGCAACACGCCGAGCCACAGGCTGCCGGTGCTGAAGGCGACGATGAAGCCGATCACCGCGCCGAACAGCATCATGCCCTCCTGGCCGAGGTTGAGCACGCCGCTCTTCTCGCACACCAGCTCGCCCAGAGCCACCAGCAGCAGCGGCGTGCCGGTGCGCACCATGGCGTAGAAGATATTGGTCAACAGATCGAGATCCATGGGGATTCCTTTGCATTCATGCTCTTTGTGGGAGGCGCTTCAGCGGCGAGCTTTTGTCGCGGCTAAAGCCCCTCCCACAGTCAGGTGGTCGCTTCAGCGAGGCTCTCGCGCTTCGTCCATTTCCACTTCAGCCGCGGCCGGTAGAGGATCAGCACGTCGCAGGCCAGCAGGTAGAACAGCATCATTCCCTGGAACAGCTGGGTGATCGCCTGCGGCAGGTTGAGGTTCATCTGCGCGTTCTCGCCGCCCAGGTAAAGCAGCGCCATCAGCAGGCTGGCGGCAACGATACCGAGCGGGTTGAGGCGGCCGAGAAAGGCCACGGTGATCGCCGCATAGCCGTAGCCGGGCGAGACCTGTGGTACCAGTTGGCCAATCGGTCCGGCCACTTCGCCGACGCCAGCCAGGCCGGCCAGGGCGCCGCTGACCAGCAGGGCGAACCACACCAGGCGCTTCTCGCGAAAACCGACGAAGCCGGCGGCGCGCTTGTCCAGGCCCAGCA
It encodes:
- a CDS encoding 2-oxoglutarate and iron-dependent oxygenase domain-containing protein, with product MNALPIIDIAPLYSDDESAWPAVAERIDRACREWGFFYIVGHPISSERIDTLLGAAKRFFAQPTEEKLKIDITQTAHHRGYGAIATEQLDPSKPSDLKETFDMGFHMPADHPEVLAGKPLRGPNRHPDEPGWAALMEQHYADMQALATTLLRAMALALDIEPEFFDKRFHEPISVLRMIHYPPRQTASCAGQQGAGAHTDYGCITLLYQDEAGGLQVRPRHGDWIDAPPIAGSFVVNIGDMMARWSNDRYTSTPHRVISPLGVDRYSMPFFAEPHPDTLIDCLPNCSSADNPPKYSPVTSAEYLLSRFADTYAYRREEQG
- a CDS encoding class I SAM-dependent rRNA methyltransferase is translated as MSALDQALRAALDARENLLDELHAQGTDCYRLFHGSQEGAPGLTVDRYGPQLLVQSFHQPLEADALQSLATIVEQRLGQPLLLVYNDRSQRNSRIDRNPHAFEAEEAALADLIGHEWGLNYRVRGRHTGQDPLLFLDLRNARGWVKANSAGKSVLNLFAYTCGVGLCAAAGGASEVTNLDFAQSNLAVGRENGQLNPQLPAMQFIQSDYFPAIRQMAGLPINSRRGQKLPNYPRLQARQFDLVFLDPPAWAKSAFGTVDLLRDYQSLLKPALLATADGGALVCCNNLAKVVMEDWREQVLRCAEKLGRPARDCQVLAPAVDFPSHDARPPLKTLILQF
- a CDS encoding BMP family ABC transporter substrate-binding protein, with translation MFEKSKKPLLRTLVAALGFGAMLSASAADPLKVGFVYIGPIGDHGWTYQHEQGRQMLIKELGDKVTTSYVENVPEGADAERVIRNMAKGGFDLIFTTSFGYMNPTIKVAKQFPKVTFEHATGYKQDKNVGTYLSRSYEGRYVGGFLAAKMTKTKKVGYIASFPIPEVIRDINAIQLALDKYNPGTEIKVVWVNTWFDPGKESDAANALIDQGVDVMFQHTDSPAPIQTAERRGIYSVGYASDMAHFGPKAVLTSIVNDWGPHYVKSAQAVIDGNWQPQDFWGGLAEDTIELPISDLVPADVKSEAEQIIADIRSGKFHPFTGPIKDQSGVEKIPAGVTATNAELASMNYYVENVKAELPK
- a CDS encoding REP-associated tyrosine transposase translates to MLRSDKPHAGALRRGRYSESGRVYLLTAVLHGREALLQDFALGRLLVAELREAHEIGLVHSLAWVVMPDHLHWLVQLERTTLDELMRRIKGRSARRINQRLSRYGPLWQHGFHDRALRQEEDLRAVARYVIANPVRAGLVKRVADYPLWDAVWL
- a CDS encoding 8-oxoguanine deaminase; amino-acid sequence: MAATRLWIKNPLAVFTANHHDASGGLVIEDSRIVELLGAAQQPAQPCQQTFDASAHVLLPGLINTHHHFYQTLTRAWAPVVNQPLFPWLKTLYPVWARLTPEKLALASKVALAELLLSGCTTAADHHYLFPGGLEQAIDVQVNAVRELGMRAMLSRGSMSLGEADGGLPPQHTVQSGEAILADSQRLIERYHERGDGAQIQIALAPCSPFSVTRDIMRASAEMAEQLDVRLHTHLAETLDEEDYCLRQFGLRTVDYLESVGWLGPRTWLAHGIHFNAEEIARLGAAGTGICHCPCSNMRLASGICPVHDLEAAGAPVGLGVDGSASNDASNMIIEARQALYIQRLRYGAEAITPERALGWATRGSARLLGRSDVGELAVGKQADLALFKLDDLRFSGSHDPLSALLLCGADRADRVMIGGSWRVVDGQIEGLDVAQLIADHSQAARQLVSG
- a CDS encoding MerR family transcriptional regulator — encoded protein: MRIGELAEACEVSRDTLRFYEQRGLIAARRSANGYRDYPVEMVQLVTYIKTAQRLGFSLGEISQHVGGLWQATDPDQTVTQLLQDKLTLIENRIDELQQLRNELLQRLATTCPLRA
- a CDS encoding ABC transporter permease, encoding MDLDLLTNIFYAMVRTGTPLLLVALGELVCEKSGVLNLGQEGMMLFGAVIGFIVAFSTGSLWLGVLLAMAAGMLLSLLFAAVALGFNANQVATGLALTIFGVGLSTFVGAAWVGKPLSGFEPIVIPLLSDIPLIGRMLFAQDVLIYLSFALFALVAWVLLKSRIGLIIQAVGENPDAASAMGLPVLRVRTLAVLFGGAMAGLTGGYLSLAYTPMWAENMTAGRGWIALALVVFASWRVLRVLLGAYLFGLASILHLVAQGIGLSIPSNLLAMLPYVATIVVLVLLSRDAIKTRLYAPVSLGQPWQPGH